From Salipiger profundus, a single genomic window includes:
- a CDS encoding glutamine amidotransferase: MTGQIVFDPLLPWPAIIALGVLALLGAALALWRGLTGWPLRFLAGVVLVAALAQPSFQEEDRAPLSDIVLMVVDKSASQRLADRLQVTEDAAETLEARLEARPNTEIRRIEVGDGEGDSGTQLMTALSSAMAEEPRGRIAGVFLLSDGRLHDLDRAPSLPAPMHLLMTGQEDDWDRRLVVKNAPAFAILGEPVTLTLRVEDDGAAPGTRNAPLQISVDGGEPQDFTIPVGEDVDLPIELPHGGLNVIRFSTPEAEGELTDRNNAALVQINGVRDRLRVLLVSGEPHAGGRTWRNLLKSDSSVDLVHFTILRPPEKQDGVPVTELSLIAFPTRELFLEKIEDFDLIIFDRYKRRGILPAIYLDNVRNYVEQGGAVLVAAGPDFASADSIYRSPLSEILPAEPTARVIDQGYRPQVTDLGDRHPVTAGLTGEESWGRWLRQIEVDPLEGDVVMSGVDDKPLLILDRVGEGRVALLASDQAWLWSRGYEGGGPQLDLLRRLAHWMMKEPELEEEALWAEATGQTMRIIRRSLDESVGAVTVTRPDGETEEVPLEEVSPGRFEALYEGPEIGLYRLYEGEQDAVIGLGPAAPKEFERTIASGDALEPVIDTMRGGVMPLRDGVPSIRAVSAGRPAAGRGWVGITPRDAFETMDVRQIPLLPAWLTLLLAAGFIVGAWLREGRR, encoded by the coding sequence ATGACCGGACAGATCGTCTTCGACCCGCTGCTGCCCTGGCCCGCGATCATCGCGCTGGGTGTGCTGGCCCTTCTGGGGGCGGCGCTGGCGCTCTGGCGCGGGCTCACCGGCTGGCCGCTGCGCTTCCTTGCGGGCGTCGTGCTGGTGGCGGCCCTCGCCCAGCCGTCGTTCCAGGAGGAAGACCGCGCGCCGCTGTCCGACATCGTCCTGATGGTGGTCGACAAGAGCGCCTCGCAGCGGCTTGCCGACCGCCTGCAGGTCACCGAGGATGCCGCCGAGACGCTCGAGGCGCGGCTTGAGGCGCGCCCCAACACCGAGATCCGCCGGATCGAGGTCGGCGATGGTGAGGGTGACAGCGGCACGCAGCTGATGACGGCGCTGTCCTCGGCCATGGCCGAAGAACCGCGCGGCCGCATCGCGGGGGTGTTCCTGCTGTCCGATGGTCGGCTGCACGATCTCGACCGGGCGCCGAGCCTGCCCGCGCCGATGCACCTGCTGATGACCGGGCAGGAAGACGACTGGGACCGCCGCCTCGTTGTGAAGAACGCCCCGGCCTTCGCCATCCTCGGCGAGCCGGTCACGCTGACCCTGCGGGTCGAGGATGACGGCGCCGCTCCCGGCACGCGCAATGCGCCGCTGCAGATCTCGGTCGACGGCGGCGAGCCGCAGGATTTCACCATCCCCGTGGGCGAGGACGTGGACCTGCCGATCGAATTGCCGCACGGCGGGCTCAACGTGATCCGTTTCTCGACACCCGAGGCCGAGGGCGAGCTGACCGACCGCAACAACGCGGCGCTGGTGCAGATCAACGGCGTGCGCGACCGGCTGCGGGTGCTGCTGGTGTCGGGCGAGCCGCACGCGGGCGGGCGGACGTGGCGCAATTTGCTGAAGTCCGACAGCTCGGTCGATCTCGTGCATTTCACCATCCTGCGGCCGCCCGAGAAGCAGGACGGCGTTCCGGTGACCGAGCTGTCGCTCATCGCCTTCCCGACGCGCGAGCTGTTCCTGGAGAAGATCGAGGATTTCGACCTCATCATCTTCGACCGCTACAAGCGGCGCGGCATCCTGCCGGCAATCTATCTCGACAACGTGCGCAATTACGTCGAGCAGGGCGGCGCGGTTCTGGTCGCGGCAGGGCCCGACTTTGCCAGCGCGGATTCCATCTACCGCTCTCCGCTGTCCGAGATCCTGCCTGCCGAGCCCACCGCGCGGGTGATCGACCAGGGCTACCGCCCGCAGGTCACCGACCTCGGCGACCGGCATCCCGTCACCGCCGGTCTCACCGGCGAGGAAAGCTGGGGTCGCTGGCTGCGCCAGATCGAGGTGGATCCGCTCGAGGGCGACGTGGTCATGTCCGGCGTCGACGACAAGCCGCTGCTCATCCTCGACCGCGTGGGCGAGGGGCGCGTGGCGCTGCTGGCCTCGGACCAGGCGTGGCTGTGGTCGCGCGGCTACGAGGGCGGCGGCCCGCAGCTCGACCTGCTGCGACGGCTGGCGCACTGGATGATGAAGGAGCCCGAGCTCGAGGAAGAGGCGCTCTGGGCCGAGGCGACCGGCCAGACCATGCGGATCATCCGCCGCTCGCTCGACGAGAGTGTCGGCGCGGTCACGGTCACGCGGCCCGACGGCGAGACCGAGGAGGTCCCGCTTGAAGAGGTCTCGCCCGGTCGGTTCGAGGCACTCTACGAGGGCCCCGAGATCGGCCTTTACCGCCTGTACGAGGGCGAACAGGACGCGGTCATCGGGCTGGGTCCGGCGGCGCCGAAGGAGTTCGAGCGGACCATCGCCAGCGGCGACGCGCTCGAGCCGGTGATCGACACGATGCGGGGCGGGGTCATGCCGCTGCGCGACGGCGTGCCCAGCATCCGAGCGGTAAGCGCGGGTCGGCCGGCCGCAGGCCGCGGCTGGGTCGGTATCACGCCGCGTGATGCGTTCGAGACGATGGACGTGCGGCAGATCCCGCTTCTGCCGGCATGGCTGACGCTGCTGCTGGCGGCGGGCTTCATCGTGGGGGCATGGCTGCGCGAGGGGCGGCGCTGA
- a CDS encoding C40 family peptidase — protein sequence MTDRRRTPASDRVVTRARAGDFPSLTPVDPLPCYVARPVADLMAAPGGRRDRQLRYGDAFELLERRNGFAFGIAPAADYAGWLPEDALRSADARPAPRHRVAVRQTHVYAEPNLKTPEIMALSHLSGVHAGRQEDRFTETEIGWVPTAHLSDAQAGDPVTVAALYLGTPYLWGGNSGFGIDCSGLVQAGLAACGTFCPGDSDQQEAELGETLPDGTPPERGDLLFWKGHVAWVSDPETILHANAHHMAVAYEPLEAAIARIVAQGDGPVTRHARLR from the coding sequence GTGACCGACCGTCGCCGCACACCCGCCAGCGACCGCGTGGTCACCCGCGCCCGCGCCGGTGACTTTCCCTCGCTGACGCCCGTCGATCCGCTGCCCTGCTACGTGGCGCGGCCGGTCGCCGACCTCATGGCGGCCCCCGGCGGCAGGCGTGACCGCCAGCTGCGCTACGGGGACGCCTTCGAGCTGCTCGAGCGGCGCAACGGCTTTGCCTTCGGTATCGCGCCCGCTGCCGATTACGCCGGCTGGCTGCCCGAGGATGCCCTGCGCTCTGCCGACGCGCGCCCGGCGCCCCGCCACCGGGTGGCGGTGCGGCAGACGCATGTCTACGCCGAACCGAACCTCAAGACGCCCGAGATCATGGCGCTGAGCCACCTGTCCGGGGTTCACGCCGGCCGGCAGGAGGACCGGTTCACCGAGACCGAAATCGGCTGGGTTCCGACCGCGCATCTCTCGGACGCGCAGGCCGGCGACCCGGTCACCGTGGCGGCGCTCTACCTTGGCACGCCCTACCTCTGGGGCGGCAATTCCGGCTTCGGGATCGACTGTTCGGGGCTCGTGCAGGCCGGGCTCGCCGCCTGCGGAACCTTCTGTCCCGGAGACAGCGACCAGCAGGAGGCCGAGCTGGGCGAGACCCTGCCCGATGGCACCCCGCCCGAACGGGGCGACCTGCTGTTCTGGAAAGGGCACGTGGCCTGGGTGTCGGACCCCGAGACGATTCTGCACGCGAACGCGCATCACATGGCGGTCGCCTACGAGCCGCTTGAGGCCGCCATCGCGCGGATCGTGGCGCAGGGCGACGGGCCGGTCACCCGTCACGCGCGGCTGCGGTAG
- a CDS encoding leucyl aminopeptidase family protein: protein MPYRFADSSAEAVPLHVIAADALGGWLGDQSERTRAWVAATGFQGAIGEALLLPGDDGTPEAALIGYGTPAARKRGRFALAAGVGKLGTATYRIASGLPDEAAAEEALGWLLSGYAFTRYAGTAPQIAQLVAPEGVDAARIEILAEAEALTRDLVNAPASDMGPEELEGAARDLAQTFSASISVTSGAELESGFPMIHAVGRASPRAPRLIDMRWGDSGPALTLVGKGVCFDTGGLNLKPGSSMGLMKKDMGGAANVLGLAHAIMALKLPVRLRVLIPAVENSVAGDSFRPQDILHSRKGLTVEINNTDAEGRLVLADALALADEETPDLIVSMATLTGAARVAVGPDLAPFYTDDEPLAAALSSAGTAQADPLWRMPFWEPYEAKIEPGIADLDNAPAGGMAGSITAALFLRRFVTDSPRYAHFDIYAWNPAPLPARTKGGIAQGPRAILAALPEALKL from the coding sequence ATGCCGTACCGTTTTGCCGATTCTTCCGCCGAGGCGGTGCCGCTGCACGTGATCGCCGCCGATGCGCTGGGTGGCTGGCTTGGCGACCAGTCGGAGCGCACCCGCGCCTGGGTCGCCGCGACCGGCTTCCAGGGCGCGATCGGCGAGGCGCTGCTGCTGCCCGGCGACGACGGCACCCCAGAGGCGGCACTGATCGGCTACGGCACCCCGGCGGCCCGCAAGCGAGGGCGCTTCGCACTGGCGGCTGGCGTCGGCAAGCTGGGCACCGCCACCTACCGCATCGCCTCCGGCCTGCCCGATGAGGCCGCCGCCGAGGAAGCGCTCGGCTGGCTGCTTTCGGGCTATGCCTTCACCCGCTACGCCGGGACAGCGCCGCAGATCGCACAGCTCGTGGCCCCCGAGGGCGTCGATGCCGCCCGCATCGAGATCCTCGCCGAGGCCGAGGCGCTGACCCGCGACCTCGTGAACGCGCCCGCCTCGGACATGGGCCCGGAAGAGCTGGAGGGCGCGGCGCGCGACCTCGCACAGACGTTCTCGGCCAGCATCAGCGTCACCTCGGGCGCCGAGCTCGAGAGCGGCTTTCCGATGATCCACGCCGTCGGCCGCGCCAGCCCGCGCGCGCCTCGGCTCATCGACATGCGCTGGGGCGACAGCGGCCCGGCCCTGACGCTGGTCGGCAAGGGCGTCTGCTTCGACACCGGCGGGCTCAACCTCAAGCCGGGCAGCTCGATGGGGCTGATGAAAAAGGACATGGGCGGTGCCGCGAACGTGCTGGGGCTCGCCCACGCGATCATGGCGCTGAAGCTGCCCGTCCGGCTGCGGGTGCTGATCCCGGCGGTCGAGAACTCGGTGGCAGGCGACAGCTTCCGCCCGCAGGACATCCTGCACTCGCGCAAGGGGCTGACAGTCGAGATCAACAACACCGACGCCGAGGGCCGCCTTGTCCTTGCCGACGCGCTGGCGCTGGCCGACGAGGAGACGCCGGACCTCATCGTCTCGATGGCGACGCTGACCGGCGCGGCGCGGGTGGCCGTGGGGCCGGATCTCGCGCCGTTCTACACCGACGACGAGCCGCTGGCGGCAGCGCTCTCCTCTGCGGGCACCGCGCAGGCGGACCCGCTGTGGCGGATGCCCTTCTGGGAGCCCTACGAGGCGAAGATCGAGCCGGGCATCGCCGATCTCGACAACGCGCCGGCGGGAGGCATGGCGGGCTCGATCACCGCCGCGCTCTTCCTGCGCCGCTTCGTGACCGACAGCCCGCGCTACGCCCATTTCGACATCTACGCATGGAACCCGGCGCCCCTGCCGGCCCGCACCAAAGGCGGCATCGCCCAGGGCCCACGCGCAATCCTCGCCGCGTTGCCCGAGGCGCTGAAGCTGTGA
- a CDS encoding carbonic anhydrase, whose translation MEAAKPLPSYLVQRFHGWKATSYAENHAWFRRLSTEGQHPRAMVISCCDSRVHVTSIFGADTGEFFIHRNIANLVPPYEPDGDHHGTSAAVEFAVTSLKVAHVIVMGHSSCGGVKGCLEMCSGRAPALEEKTSFVGRWMDILRPGYEKVKDLPEDRISKALEHQAVLTSLENLMTFPFVREAVENDELTLHGLWHEIGKGGLEAYDPKAGGFVEL comes from the coding sequence ATGGAGGCCGCCAAACCGCTTCCGAGCTACCTTGTCCAGCGTTTCCATGGCTGGAAGGCGACGAGCTATGCCGAAAACCATGCCTGGTTCAGGCGCCTTTCGACCGAGGGCCAGCATCCGCGGGCGATGGTGATTTCCTGCTGCGACAGCCGGGTGCACGTGACCTCGATCTTCGGTGCGGACACCGGGGAATTCTTCATTCACCGCAACATCGCGAACCTCGTTCCGCCCTACGAGCCCGATGGCGATCACCACGGCACCTCGGCGGCGGTCGAATTCGCCGTGACCTCGCTGAAAGTCGCCCATGTCATCGTGATGGGCCACTCGAGCTGCGGTGGCGTGAAGGGCTGTCTCGAGATGTGTTCGGGGCGCGCACCGGCGCTCGAGGAGAAGACCAGCTTCGTCGGCCGCTGGATGGACATCCTGCGCCCCGGCTACGAGAAGGTGAAGGATCTCCCCGAGGACCGGATCTCGAAGGCGCTCGAGCACCAGGCCGTGCTGACCTCGCTCGAGAACCTGATGACCTTCCCCTTCGTGCGCGAGGCGGTCGAGAACGACGAGCTCACGCTGCACGGTCTCTGGCACGAGATCGGCAAGGGCGGGCTCGAAGCCTATGACCCCAAGGCCGGCGGTTTCGTCGAGCTCTGA